In one window of Leptospira sp. GIMC2001 DNA:
- the ftsA gene encoding cell division protein FtsA produces MEEIQTIAALDLGSSLIKVVIGRFIDDHDLEIVGMGVYPSSGVKNGGIVNIETTSKGIIEAISDAELMAGCEVNAVLVNITGKHIRSQNERGIIAITNKNREISELDIIRVIEAAQSIHVPSDMEVLHVLAREFRVDDQSNIRDPVGMTGVRLESEVHIVTANTTNLNNIERCLSTSNLMQVDRVLSCLASSEAVLTQGEKDLGVAVVDIGAGICDIVVYHDGGIAYTSVVPVGGSHITNDISIGLKVTIESAEVIKKRFGHTQVSMVDPTAKIDLPAMSGRNARSVHNHELIEIIEPRAREILEFIDTELIRSGVKDQLAGGVILTGGGSLLAGIDVLAEEIFSLPVGRAKPAGLTGLADKVSSPEYSTSVGLIKYAAKVLSLEERSGRSGSDREGWASKVRRWMQDNL; encoded by the coding sequence ATGGAAGAAATTCAAACTATAGCAGCATTAGATCTTGGATCTTCACTTATTAAAGTTGTCATTGGACGATTTATTGATGATCATGATTTAGAAATCGTTGGAATGGGTGTCTATCCGTCTTCTGGAGTGAAGAATGGTGGCATAGTAAATATCGAAACAACTAGCAAAGGAATCATAGAAGCAATTAGTGATGCCGAACTGATGGCTGGCTGTGAAGTAAATGCTGTCCTTGTTAACATAACGGGTAAACATATTCGATCCCAGAATGAACGCGGGATCATAGCAATCACTAACAAGAACAGAGAAATTTCTGAATTGGATATCATACGAGTGATTGAAGCAGCTCAGAGCATTCATGTCCCATCGGATATGGAAGTTCTCCATGTGCTCGCACGAGAATTTCGAGTAGACGACCAATCCAATATCCGAGATCCAGTAGGTATGACAGGCGTTAGGTTAGAGTCTGAAGTTCATATAGTTACCGCTAATACAACAAATCTCAATAACATTGAGAGATGTTTGTCGACTTCTAATCTGATGCAAGTGGATCGTGTTCTCTCTTGTCTTGCGAGTTCTGAAGCAGTACTTACACAAGGAGAGAAGGATCTTGGAGTCGCAGTAGTCGATATCGGTGCAGGAATCTGTGACATTGTTGTCTATCATGATGGTGGAATTGCCTATACATCCGTCGTTCCCGTTGGCGGTTCACATATAACCAATGATATATCCATCGGACTTAAGGTTACGATTGAATCAGCAGAAGTAATTAAGAAAAGGTTTGGACATACCCAGGTGAGCATGGTTGATCCTACAGCAAAGATTGATCTACCTGCAATGAGTGGACGAAATGCACGCAGTGTCCACAATCATGAGTTGATTGAAATCATTGAACCGAGAGCAAGGGAAATTTTGGAATTTATTGATACGGAATTGATCCGATCAGGTGTCAAAGATCAGCTCGCAGGCGGAGTGATTCTCACTGGCGGTGGAAGTTTACTAGCTGGAATCGATGTGTTAGCTGAAGAAATATTTTCTTTACCAGTAGGTCGAGCAAAACCTGCAGGATTGACTGGGCTTGCGGACAAAGTGTCCTCGCCTGAATATTCTACATCTGTTGGATTGATTAAGTATGCCGCGAAAGTTCTATCTCTAGAAGAAAGGAGCGGTCGGTCAGGATCGGATAGGGAAGGATGGGCTTCGAAGGTTCGTCGTTGGATGCAAGATAATTTATAA
- a CDS encoding patatin-like phospholipase family protein, with product MEGILPLANSSNAKALIIEGGGMKGSFSGGVLSVMAKYCPASNFDVILAVSSGSCSAAYYATAQSAKDEHLQNIIQIWRNELDGRKLINRLKFFLGLPMLNQNYLIDYLMKVKYPLPLKNFNLKNLPPFHIVVSNIKKLKPEYIRATEENLFSLLRAATSLPIATKGKFSLNGNLYTDGAVLDPLPVRAVVEAGYKDITVVMNNPIPQSTKGYSRFMSNLAYPLYNKLAKVLSTQNYYRYSSAKEMIVHPPAGVKIRAIYPSFPLLGLVTTNKEKLNRAINHGIERGTVAFKETRKGIEQFLSLFSL from the coding sequence ATGGAAGGAATTCTTCCTTTAGCTAACAGTTCTAATGCCAAAGCTCTCATCATAGAGGGCGGCGGCATGAAGGGATCATTTTCTGGTGGAGTCTTGTCCGTTATGGCTAAGTATTGTCCTGCTAGTAATTTTGATGTCATTCTCGCAGTATCATCTGGATCCTGTTCGGCTGCTTATTATGCAACCGCTCAGTCTGCAAAAGATGAACATCTTCAAAATATTATCCAAATATGGCGAAATGAACTCGATGGAAGAAAATTAATCAATCGTCTAAAATTTTTTCTCGGCTTACCGATGTTAAATCAAAATTATCTAATAGACTATTTGATGAAAGTCAAATACCCACTCCCCTTAAAGAATTTCAATCTTAAGAATCTTCCCCCATTTCATATTGTTGTAAGCAATATAAAAAAATTGAAGCCCGAATATATTCGAGCAACAGAAGAAAATCTTTTTTCACTTCTTAGAGCTGCAACTTCTTTACCGATTGCAACAAAGGGCAAGTTTAGTCTAAATGGAAATTTATATACAGATGGTGCAGTCCTTGATCCGCTACCCGTTCGCGCAGTTGTTGAAGCAGGTTACAAAGATATTACTGTTGTAATGAATAATCCAATTCCACAATCAACTAAAGGCTACAGTAGATTTATGTCGAATCTAGCTTATCCACTTTACAATAAACTTGCAAAAGTTTTGAGCACGCAAAATTACTATCGTTACTCTTCCGCTAAAGAAATGATCGTTCATCCTCCAGCAGGTGTAAAGATCCGTGCAATCTATCCGTCTTTTCCTTTGCTTGGTCTTGTCACAACCAATAAGGAAAAATTAAATAGAGCAATCAATCACGGTATCGAAAGAGGAACTGTAGCTTTCAAAGAAACAAGAAAAGGCATTGAGCAGTTTTTATCACTTTTCTCCTTGTAA
- a CDS encoding lipase: MRKLIVFAFYTLLLVVLAEVGLRFVDPPSLSYYRNIKLLHRFHPDYYVSLGKNLDIYIRHFNGLWEGRFTTNSLGFRGSKEPDSNLPKLACLGDSLVMGFGVSDEDTFCSLLDGISFSGKKFQTQNLAVDAYGSLGSAKRLKESAEILELDTVLFFVSPNDFTVPPGLAEQGVQPDDITEKNREFDEDYKQKFHWQFELTYYSYFLQAAKLATEQISIKRHVASMEFLAEVNELQKPSQYLVDSFYRFPPNPPCSGELSSSSSKRTICPESLPQNINCLSNTPEAKNLDPLPEETIYAYNIMLEVAKQKNLRLLIVYMPVQNEDIRCNFHGKYSPLYDYAIRSKAWFTEQGIETIDLLEETKEICPIDEYYIPGDGHLTKKGNHWFAQTIKKRLTNLPRFTNQKSKNSLPNSKETLSPEINNSKPKGESNAL, from the coding sequence ATGAGAAAACTTATCGTTTTTGCTTTCTATACTTTGCTTCTTGTTGTTCTCGCTGAAGTTGGATTGCGATTTGTTGACCCACCTTCCCTTTCCTATTATAGAAATATAAAATTATTGCATCGCTTTCATCCTGACTATTATGTATCACTTGGCAAGAATCTAGATATTTACATCAGACATTTTAATGGACTCTGGGAAGGAAGATTCACTACCAATTCATTGGGGTTTCGCGGATCCAAAGAACCAGACTCTAATCTGCCAAAGCTTGCTTGTCTCGGCGACAGTTTGGTTATGGGTTTTGGAGTTAGCGATGAAGATACATTTTGTTCGCTTCTCGACGGAATTAGCTTCTCTGGCAAAAAGTTCCAAACTCAGAATCTGGCAGTCGATGCATACGGTTCTCTCGGATCTGCAAAAAGACTGAAAGAATCTGCTGAGATTTTAGAACTAGATACCGTTTTATTTTTTGTATCACCCAACGACTTCACCGTTCCACCAGGACTTGCCGAACAAGGTGTTCAACCAGATGACATAACAGAAAAAAATCGAGAATTTGATGAAGACTACAAACAAAAATTCCATTGGCAGTTTGAGTTAACTTACTATTCCTACTTTCTTCAAGCAGCAAAACTTGCAACTGAACAAATCTCAATCAAGCGACATGTTGCATCCATGGAATTTCTTGCTGAAGTAAATGAGCTTCAGAAGCCTTCTCAATATTTGGTGGATTCCTTCTATCGCTTTCCTCCCAATCCTCCATGCTCGGGTGAATTATCTTCATCTAGTTCTAAGCGAACAATCTGTCCAGAATCTCTACCTCAAAATATTAACTGTTTATCGAACACGCCAGAAGCAAAGAATCTAGATCCTCTCCCCGAAGAAACTATCTATGCATACAATATCATGCTCGAAGTCGCTAAACAAAAAAATCTGAGGCTCTTGATTGTTTACATGCCAGTTCAAAATGAGGACATTCGTTGTAACTTTCATGGAAAGTATTCACCGCTCTATGATTATGCGATACGATCTAAAGCTTGGTTTACCGAACAAGGTATTGAAACCATTGATCTTTTGGAAGAGACCAAAGAAATTTGTCCGATCGATGAATACTACATTCCCGGAGACGGACATTTAACGAAAAAAGGAAACCATTGGTTTGCACAAACCATAAAAAAACGTCTTACTAACCTTCCTAGATTTACAAACCAAAAATCTAAGAATTCACTTCCGAATTCGAAAGAAACATTGAGTCCAGAAATAAATAATAGCAAACCAAAAGGAGAATCGAATGCTCTTTAA
- a CDS encoding MBOAT family O-acyltransferase → MLFNSFHFFLFAPFVIYLYFKLPKTWQKGWLLVASVYFYAVFKVPFLLLLLFSIVITYYSTLYQVRANNILIKRILLWASIIGNLSILYFFKYIDFSFSAWNTILGLDSCDPGYLAKWGIILPMGISFFTLQAISYSVDVYRGIIPIHKNLSEFSLFISFFPQLVAGPILRAKDILPQFEGWKEFQKNNFFYGMRQLSWGFFKKTILADPVANAVDLIYGNPGSYDWTMMWFAVFLHAIQLYCDFSGYSDIAIGTARILGFRIPKNFNRPFFAINLSDLWARWHISLSSWLRDYVYISLGGNRVSEVRAYFNVFITFFLSGLWHGADWAVLAWGTFHSVLIVLERFVFSFKRIKNFMDRIPQYIIWIYPFFIFNFALFFFRAKPIEGKTGIEVALFMIERAFSFEQGETLNLSIPIWVCMAFLFTVDLFQEKKEDYFEKLLNHRALTYTLCALILVICLLIYSVTTSQPFVYFQF, encoded by the coding sequence ATGCTCTTTAACTCATTCCACTTCTTTCTGTTTGCACCATTTGTAATTTATCTATATTTTAAATTACCTAAGACATGGCAAAAAGGTTGGTTACTTGTTGCCTCCGTTTATTTCTATGCAGTCTTTAAAGTTCCTTTTTTGTTACTGTTGCTTTTTTCCATCGTAATCACCTACTATTCAACGTTATATCAAGTTCGTGCGAATAATATTCTAATCAAAAGAATTCTGTTGTGGGCATCAATAATTGGAAACTTAAGTATATTGTATTTCTTTAAATATATTGATTTTTCATTTAGTGCATGGAATACAATTTTAGGATTGGATAGTTGTGATCCTGGTTATCTTGCTAAATGGGGAATTATTCTTCCGATGGGAATATCCTTTTTTACATTGCAAGCAATCTCTTACAGCGTGGACGTCTATCGTGGTATCATTCCAATTCACAAGAATCTCTCAGAATTTTCTCTGTTCATATCATTCTTTCCGCAACTAGTTGCAGGACCGATACTTCGCGCCAAAGATATTCTACCTCAGTTTGAAGGATGGAAGGAATTCCAAAAAAATAATTTTTTCTATGGAATGCGTCAACTTTCTTGGGGATTTTTTAAGAAAACAATTCTTGCTGATCCAGTTGCAAACGCCGTAGATCTGATTTATGGAAATCCGGGAAGCTATGATTGGACAATGATGTGGTTTGCCGTCTTTCTTCACGCCATTCAATTGTATTGTGATTTCTCGGGTTACAGTGATATAGCGATTGGAACAGCAAGGATTCTCGGTTTTAGAATTCCCAAAAACTTCAACCGACCATTTTTTGCGATCAATCTTTCCGATTTGTGGGCGAGGTGGCATATTTCCCTTTCGTCCTGGCTCCGAGATTACGTGTACATTTCTTTAGGTGGCAATCGAGTAAGTGAAGTTAGAGCATATTTCAATGTTTTTATTACATTTTTCTTAAGCGGCTTGTGGCATGGTGCAGACTGGGCAGTTCTAGCTTGGGGAACATTTCATTCAGTATTGATTGTCTTGGAGAGATTTGTATTTAGTTTCAAGAGAATCAAAAATTTCATGGATCGCATCCCTCAATATATTATTTGGATCTATCCATTTTTTATATTTAATTTTGCTTTATTTTTCTTTCGAGCTAAGCCAATTGAAGGTAAAACTGGAATTGAAGTCGCGCTTTTCATGATTGAGAGAGCATTTTCCTTTGAACAAGGAGAAACGTTGAACCTTTCGATTCCAATTTGGGTTTGCATGGCATTCTTGTTTACAGTAGATCTATTCCAAGAAAAGAAAGAAGACTATTTTGAGAAATTACTGAATCATAGAGCTTTAACTTACACGCTTTGTGCATTGATATTGGTTATTTGTTTACTGATCTATTCAGTTACAACTTCACAACCGTTTGTCTACTTTCAATTTTGA
- a CDS encoding Hpt domain-containing protein — translation MVIDWSRIEALIDGDKPEDRAWITEMIGTLRENMQVRMINIQNSIQIQDHEKLQFELHQIKGVAANFGLDKLFNLVLESENSLKSGNTDQGVDMASKIQLVWIETQTELDTKFPIN, via the coding sequence ATGGTTATTGATTGGTCACGAATAGAAGCATTAATAGACGGAGATAAACCAGAGGATAGAGCTTGGATCACTGAAATGATCGGAACTCTCCGAGAAAATATGCAAGTCCGAATGATCAATATTCAGAATTCCATTCAAATCCAAGACCATGAAAAGTTACAATTTGAACTCCATCAAATCAAAGGAGTAGCTGCCAATTTCGGTCTGGACAAATTGTTCAACCTAGTGCTTGAATCCGAAAATTCCCTCAAGTCAGGCAACACAGATCAAGGTGTCGATATGGCATCAAAAATTCAGCTTGTCTGGATAGAAACCCAGACAGAATTAGATACAAAATTTCCTATTAACTAG
- a CDS encoding FecR family protein gives MFQIVLLIILSFSFCKKANETKANLEPGIGAMAFMIKGDVKAYDATGASISLQPKVTKFYSEHKIETGANSHLDVLLYDATVIRIYENTKLSISDLLLDSQGASESQIKLASGKLFVKTPGKLPKNRDIKVVTLTTVAGVRGTEFLVVESNEESKVLVGEGSVEGGTIDGESQVIEAGEKLNVVDAEATVSALDDAEKQELQEESQSVGSIVESGRAEIQNILQQFQEERQKILNEVIEKREENKQLIDEQKNKNQELMDNMKSETQDRKAEIKDKTKQEKDQLQEGTKSELEKLKSGFKDM, from the coding sequence ATGTTTCAAATTGTACTCTTAATTATTCTCTCGTTTTCTTTTTGCAAGAAAGCTAATGAGACCAAAGCAAACCTTGAGCCAGGCATTGGTGCAATGGCTTTTATGATCAAGGGTGATGTAAAGGCCTACGATGCGACAGGAGCATCCATTTCTTTGCAGCCAAAAGTTACAAAGTTCTACTCAGAACATAAAATAGAAACTGGCGCAAACTCTCACTTAGACGTTTTGCTCTATGACGCAACAGTCATTCGAATATATGAGAATACGAAATTATCTATCAGTGATTTGCTACTCGATTCGCAAGGTGCATCAGAATCTCAGATAAAACTCGCAAGTGGGAAATTGTTTGTTAAAACACCTGGCAAGCTTCCCAAAAACAGAGATATCAAAGTTGTAACTTTAACAACTGTAGCTGGAGTTCGTGGGACAGAATTCTTAGTAGTTGAATCTAATGAAGAAAGCAAAGTGTTAGTTGGAGAAGGTTCAGTTGAAGGTGGAACTATTGATGGTGAGTCCCAAGTTATAGAAGCCGGCGAAAAACTTAATGTTGTTGATGCAGAAGCTACAGTCTCTGCTCTCGATGATGCGGAAAAGCAAGAGCTCCAAGAAGAAAGTCAATCTGTTGGATCTATTGTTGAATCAGGTCGCGCCGAAATCCAAAATATTCTACAACAATTTCAAGAAGAGCGACAAAAAATTCTCAACGAAGTTATAGAAAAAAGAGAAGAAAACAAACAACTCATTGATGAACAAAAAAATAAAAATCAAGAACTTATGGATAACATGAAGTCTGAGACTCAAGATAGAAAAGCTGAGATAAAAGACAAAACCAAGCAAGAAAAAGATCAGCTTCAAGAAGGAACCAAATCTGAATTGGAGAAATTGAAATCCGGCTTTAAGGATATGTAA
- a CDS encoding cell division protein FtsQ/DivIB, which produces MFKTIMAGCLIFMGLLNWNCLSETKIQQVNVVGQELLRTQEIIAYLDLDNKDIDYSKIDLDALELKLKTHPRINSAKINKKETILHIEVDETEPALIVQINGRLHELDRNFNILSTDDVRLTRKSVLSGAFKINDNRVEGSNFYALWKQVDKMFSNFPSIEERVSEIELDRNGEIIAYVHHPVRAIVYLGNYISNKQTRRFYASLAYMEAEDVKARVLDLRGEDAVIY; this is translated from the coding sequence ATGTTCAAAACTATCATGGCTGGATGCCTAATTTTCATGGGTCTGCTCAATTGGAATTGTTTGAGTGAGACGAAAATCCAGCAAGTTAACGTAGTCGGACAAGAACTTTTGCGGACTCAAGAAATTATTGCCTATTTGGATTTGGATAATAAGGATATTGACTATTCCAAAATTGATCTAGATGCTCTTGAGTTAAAATTGAAAACTCATCCCCGAATCAATTCAGCGAAAATCAATAAAAAGGAAACCATTCTTCATATAGAAGTCGATGAAACCGAACCAGCTTTAATTGTCCAGATCAACGGCAGGTTGCATGAACTAGATAGAAATTTCAATATCCTATCGACGGATGATGTGCGCTTAACAAGAAAATCAGTGTTATCTGGTGCTTTTAAGATTAATGATAATCGAGTGGAAGGGTCAAATTTTTATGCATTGTGGAAGCAGGTGGACAAAATGTTCTCAAACTTCCCATCTATAGAAGAAAGAGTGTCAGAAATTGAATTAGATCGTAATGGCGAAATCATCGCCTATGTGCATCACCCAGTTCGTGCTATCGTTTACCTAGGAAATTATATTTCAAACAAACAGACTCGTCGATTCTACGCAAGTCTTGCTTATATGGAAGCTGAAGATGTTAAAGCTCGAGTTCTTGATCTTAGAGGAGAAGACGCAGTCATCTACTGA